CGTAACAGATGCAGTTTTCCATCACCGTATTTCCCTCACGTTGGAAAAAGTCCCAACCATCATCGCCATTCGACCACGAACGGCAACCGATGTAGGTGTTCGGATTGTCGTTGGTGTATTGCTTGTCGGCAAATCCGTCAGAGTTTTCACCATAATTAGGCGTGTTATTGTCACCCATATTCTTGTAATCGAAATTGTGGTGCGAATCGCAATTCTTTATCACATTCCCGCCACCATCCTTGTGTTGTATGCCTGAGTCTCCACAACCGTAAACTTCGAGATTCTCGATAAGGCAATAATTGGCGTTGTTGAGAAGGCCGTTTTTACCGGCATAGCGTATTGTAAAATCTTTCAGATGATAATACTCACCGCCCCCTTTCAGGCACAGCCCGATATTATTGGAGCCGGTAACTTCGTTGGCATACGGTTGTTTGCGGTAATCGAGAATGGCTTTTTCACCGGGATAACCGGCAATGACCGTACGTTTTTCGGCTGTTCCCGACTTTTTACTGGCCACATCAATGCGTGTCGAGAGGTCATACTGTCCGCCCAACAGATAGAGCGTATCGCCCGACGAAATTTTGCTGATACCCGTTTGGAACGAACAGGGTTTTGTGTAAGAAGAGCCGTCGCCCGACCCCGAAGGAGAAGCATAATAAACTTTTCCGGCAGCCATCGTCGTTACGGGAAGAAAGGCGGCCGAAAACATCATCGAAAGTAATATTTTTTTCATATTGAACGGTATTAGATTGTAAATCTCGATTTTAGCGGCGGCAAAGATACAAAGAAAAAAATATCCCGTGTAATTTTCTTGGAAATTTATTAACTGTCTGTTCCATAGATGTCTCCCGACAATAAAATGGAGAACCAATCCGAATCGGGGAAAATCTATTGCAACAAGATATGTTCCCGCTCAAACAATGAGGCATACACCTCGGCCTTCTTGGCCAAAGCCAAGGGATAAGCCCGTGAGGACGAGGGCATGCGGTAAAAGCGCATCGAGCGTCCTTCAAAATCGAAAGCCGTACAATCGCCTATGCGCGGCTCGGCAATCATGGCCGAGGCGGTGAAAACGTCGGTGGCCTTCTGCCCGGTAGCGACGACAGCCCCACATTGCGGCAACTGGCGCAACAACGCGCGCCAATCGGTGGGTTCCACGACTTCGAGGAACTTGTCCGAGGCATTGTCTTTGAGCCGTCGCACCACGGTTGCCATATCATACAGGGCAATACCTTTTTCTTGCAAAAAGGTCTCTATGCGGCCGAGGTCGAAACATTTTTTCTCAGGCAACAGGGTGAAACGGTCTTTGTCGCCATAAAAGACCAACCCCATGATGCGCCACATGTCATTGAGCCAGTTGGGGTAAAAGAAATCCATGCACC
Above is a window of Candidatus Caccoplasma merdavium DNA encoding:
- a CDS encoding uracil-DNA glycosylase family protein — protein: MDTVDKIPLEHHPWQPYLPAHARVLMLGSFPPKPDRWCMDFFYPNWLNDMWRIMGLVFYGDKDRFTLLPEKKCFDLGRIETFLQEKGIALYDMATVVRRLKDNASDKFLEVVEPTDWRALLRQLPQCGAVVATGQKATDVFTASAMIAEPRIGDCTAFDFEGRSMRFYRMPSSSRAYPLALAKKAEVYASLFEREHILLQ